The following coding sequences lie in one Cloeon dipterum chromosome 1, ieCloDipt1.1, whole genome shotgun sequence genomic window:
- the LOC135934498 gene encoding protein rolling stone-like, whose product MLGPLDIFRSECRLENTKVHHHDATVFCRSQWQRNTESDGKFSWGARAYLVYRWLVFLFLLFGGLVYDFTVTLGEKKCTTSELHCKLIWPVFLTNWNTFFTFLQMGLSAFLVTKHQLFPSKSGAEMQLVHKVYWVVNNICNGLAPIVAFMYWFAVHNPEVHVIDYMNIREHAVFSLLVLIDVLLVAHPTRLLHVYHPVLLGLSYVTFSFLYHALGGISRLGQPYLYSILDWTYPGRALTVGLACLMSDCVVFFIMWTIHLARRSVASSCTQKKIAPANENCAKEFANA is encoded by the exons ATGCTGGGACCGTTGGATATTTTTAGAAGCGAGTGCCGTTTGGAAAACACCAAAGTGCACCACCACGATGCCACGGTTTTTTGCAGAAGTCAG TGGCAGAGAAATACGGAAAGCGATGGAAAATTCAGCTGGGGAGCAAGAGCGTACTTGGTGTACAGATGGCTCGTCTTCTTGTTCCTTTTATTCGGAGGACTCGTGTACGACTTCACTGTGACGCTGGGTGAAAAGAAGTGCACAACATCCGAGCTGCACTGCAAACTAATTTGGCCCGTCTTCCTAACAAACTGGAACACCTTTTTCACTTTCCTCCAAATGGGCCTTTCAGCTTTTCTCGTCACCAAACATCAACTCTTCCCTTCTAAATCag GCGCTGAAATGCAACTTGTTCACAAGGTGTACTGGGTGGTCAACAACATTTGCAACGGACTTGCACCAATTGTTGCGTTTATGTATTGGTTCGCCGTTCACAACCCag AAGTGCACGTCATCGATTATATGAACATTCGAGAGCACGCAGTTTTCAGTTTGCTAGTGCTGATAGATGTGCTGCTTGTGGCGCACCCGACGCGTCTGCTGCACGTGTACCACCCAGTGTTGCTCGGCTTGAGCTACGTcaccttttcttttctttatcACGCCTTGGGCGGCATCAGCCGACTCGGCCAGCCCTACCTGTACAGTATTCTCGATTGGACGTATCCCGGCAGGGCGTTAACAGTGGGGTTGGCGTGTTTAATGTCAGATTGCGTCGTTTTCTTCATAATGTGGACCATTCATTTGGCGAGACGCTCCGTCGCCAGTAGCTgcacgcagaaaaaaatagcgcCAGCGAACGAAAATTGCGCAAAGGAATTTGCAAAcgcttga